Genomic segment of Chelonia mydas isolate rCheMyd1 chromosome 11, rCheMyd1.pri.v2, whole genome shotgun sequence:
TCAATAAAGCCCTCAGTGGCTTCGGAAAAGCTCCTGTTTCAACCTAGTCTACCCACCCCTACGCATGGGAATTTCTAGTCCTGTATCTGCACAGCTGTGTATATTTCTCCCACAGACACTGTCTTACCTACGAGTTTCTCTCCCCAGGAGCACGACAGAGTCATCCTGGTAGAGAAGGAGCTGGACTTTACCATTAACGTGCTGGAGAACGTTGAGGACCCCAGTCTGTCCAAGCTGCTCTCAAGGCCTCTAGAAATCCTGACGCAAATCAGAGGGGACCTGAGGGGCTGCGTGAGTATTCAGTGACAGATTTCTCTTTCAGTGCCAGATATGAATCTCTTCAAGGAGAACCCTTAGGAATTTCCCAAATGGGTTGCTTTACCTTGTACCCACAAATACTCGCATGTGGCTCTTGCTTTGGGCCCATCCTTATATAGGACATTGAAAGCGGGGATAGTTGATATGATATGCACAAGGGTAGCCGCCTGGACTATGTCAGGGCAAGAACTGCTCTGCACCTGGAGAGAAAGGGCATTTGTCCACTGTCGGCTGAAATCTCTGGGCACCAACCAGTCTGTATCAATTTTGTTTTCAGACCAGAGAAACTCATTCTCATCGACACTCCAGGAGGCTGAACAATTGGCTCCAAAATTTCCATGAGAGCAAAGAGACGGTGAGTAGTCAGTCGAGACAATGAGGAAAGGGAACTTCCATACAAATTAGAGAAGGAACAAGCCTACTAGGCTCCCATCCCAGAGGCCATGGCGGATTTCTACAGTCTATTCTCTGGTGCCTTCTCCAGCCTGTTTCAACAATCCCAGAACTGTAGTTGTGCACAAATCTAGCAGATCTCAATAAAAAAACCCTGTTGTGTCTGCTGCTACAGTGACTGTCTCTTCCGAGCTCCGCCTGTAGGAAGATTATACCACCAGGGATTTTGACCCTCTGCAATAAATCAGGCTTTTTAGGAAAtgcgggaggaggggtgaagcagGGAGATTTCTATCCTTATTATCTCTTTGTTTTTAAGAATGGTGGCTTTAATTTAGCCCCATTCACACTTCCTGTTGTAAATAGTCTCTCATTTCCCAGGAAACACCTGGCTGCCTGGAAGCATCTGTGATCCTCAATCTCTTCCGACTGCTGAACGAAGATTTGAGATGCGCAGCCTACAGGGAGCTCTGTGTGTAGCCATCTGGTCTCTGCAGTGCCTGTGTCCACATCTACTTAGAGACCGGAGAGTCCCTAGCCTGAGAGCTCTGCATACATATTGGGAGAAGACGTGTGTCAACCAGGAACATTCATCTTCTCCCTCTGGCTTCTAATCATAGATCCCCAAGCAAACTGATTCCATCCTTTTATACCAAAGAGTTACACAACAATTGGCCTCCAGGTTGCTCCAACTTCCAGCTGGTGCAGCACTCTAGACTCCTTACAGAAGATTAATTGTAGGACCATTTTTCATCACAGTTGGAATTTAggacttcaataggatttggcCCTCTGGGGATATTATTTATTGAATGTAATTATATTGTCACTATATGAATGCATTTTAGTCAAGCTAACATAtccagaaatattggaaacatttcataagctttaatttaaaaaaacaaaacaacgcaGTCCAGTTCTAGGATTTACACACTAGTCACAGCTTCAGATCTCTTAGAAACAACCTCAGGAAATGCATTCTTACTGTAAATATCCTCGGCAGATGTAATTATACAGAGTATATTTTATCTTGCTGCTTCTTTATGTATTATAACCTGACTAAGAAGGGTAATTGATTTGTATAACTTCCAGACTTGAACCAACGTGTTCTTTATTATGGATcagctatttattatttatgtatttatctaTTACTAAGATTAtgcctttttatttataattgtgAACCAATAAAATTGTTTTCCCAGGCCTTGTCATTCCTGTCTTTCAATTAAAAGCATTTTGTTAACAGAAAATTGGGTGCACTGTAGTAATAATACCCAGCTCCTGTAGAGTGCTGTGCAGCAGTAGATCCCACAATGCTTTACAGAGGAAGTCCTTCTCAttattcctgattttacagatggggaactaaggcacagagaggcaacgtgacttgtccaagatcactcagcaggccagtggcagagccaaggatcCTGACAGCTGGTCTTACACTCTAGcctctaggccacactgcctccctcttGCATTGCAAAgctgcttgcttttggatccCCCTCACTGCATTTCCAAATGGGCAACTAAAGGCCAAAGAGAGCTGTGAATCTtgtctttctccttccttttggCATTACCATTAGAGCTAGACAAATGTTCCCTGGGGAGTCCTGACCACATAGCTGGTACAGGAGAACATGACTTGTtgtcaggagtaaactaagaacagaaacagaaggaaaacagcaacaaaggttgcagacaGAAGGAACACAGCAagaaaggttgcaggatctcatcaacatgccactcttcaatgccccagagaacatccgctttgacaaaccttctcaatggacaggctggaaacaatattttgcaagatttcacatTGCTACCAAGGtccacaaagaaactggagatatgCAGGTATCTTCTTTCATTTATGCTGTGGAGACACAGGCAGAACATATCTCTAAATCCTTTTCatttttactgaagacagtcacaaacaTGACTATGCAAGCGTTCTAGCTAGCTTTGATACATTCTTTATACATCAGAGATAAGTGGTTTATGAAAACTATAGAATTCAAGAGCCATGGGAAAATGTTGACTGTTTCATAAGAGTTCTGCATACTCTAGCTGAAAACGATGATTAcgggaatgcaaaacatgaaaatagaCAGGCTAGTTATTGCAGTAACCTTTCGCAGCAGCTACCATTGAAAGATTTAATTTTAGCCACAGCTATTCAAGTAACAAAGCCATCAGAGCTGGTGAGACAGGAAAACCAAGAGCAACTCTCCGAACTTCAAAAGCAAAAACTAGCTTAGAAGCTGTTAACAGATGCAGCATGAGTATTAAAAGTTATTCCCAAAGAGCTCCCTGAGTAAGAGGGACAGATTCAGCCTACGTCAacaaggtgtggaaaaagtcatagtccaagagatgatgcatgtccaATCAGAGGCACACGGTGTACTAAAGGCACAAAATATAGACATTTTGCACCTGTTTGCtgcaccaaagcagtcagggacctgactcatattacagacaatTAAGAGCCATtctttctgggatctatcacttgTGATGATATAGAGCCTGCTTGGAGAGTGAAAGTGAATATTTCTGGCAAGACTGTTGACTTTAAAATTAACTCAGGAACTGACATTGCAATCATCTCGGAGGGGACCTACGAGCACCTTCAACCCCTCACGGAGTTAAAGTCACCAGACACAGCTCTGACCTAGCCCTGGCGGTATTCAGAACTGGATGGGCCAGTTCGCCACAGAAATAACTTACAAAGACCAAAGCTATGCATTCACagtgcatgtgatcaaaggaTCAAAGACCAGCAACCTTCTCAGCCACAGCATGGCAGCCATGTGGGCCTAGTGAAGAAAAGTAGAGGAACTCAATGAAGGATTTGATAAGACTGGACTTTTGAAAGAAAATCCAGTACAAATCAACCTAAGGGACAATGCTGGATCATGCAGTGTACAAACACCTCTACCAGAGAGACCCTGAAGGAGACTAGCTGCATATTTATgtgaattcagaggacatcattacctggtTGTTGTGGACTGTTTTTCCAGGGATATAGAAATAAATATACTTGAAGGACATAACATGTCACAGTGTTACCGAGAAACtaaagtgcacttttgctcactttggtagtccagaacaactagtgacaGACAACAGatcacaattcactgcagcagaatttaagtcattctgaacaaaatatgattttgaacatattactagcagcccacattacccacaagtgAATAGAGAactgagagagctgtacagacagccaagaaaatcctacatcAGGAAGACCCATTCTCTGCTCTTCTGAGTTACTGATTAACACCACTAGCAACcactggatatagtccagcacaactcctcttgggaagacaactcagactTACTGTTCCAACGCTGGGAAAAAATcatctccaaagtggccagacatgaaaTGAGTAGCCAAATCACACACAaaaccgggggggtgggggggagtttacAAACAATTTTACAACAGACATCACTCAGAGAACTGCGAGGTCTAGAATGTGGTGACTGTGTTCATGTCAAATTGGATAGAGATAAGGAAAGGACAACTCCAGGTGACATAAAGAAAAGAATTCTCCTCCAAGATCATATATGATTGAGACCAACCGTGAAGAGTTCAACAGAACCCATCAACATCTATAGTttcttcctcagaaagaacaattaaCAGAGCAAACCTTACGGATGGCAGATACAGAACAAGAAGACGTCAGCTCAAGAAATCCAGATGAACCTAGTTGTTGCAACTAACGGACtgccagatgaccaagttgctATGTATTCGGGTTATGCAATTTAAaaccagtatgattcagagacacttaaaaGACTGATCCATACTGAACTTCAAAGCTAGTGtgatagtgtaaatattgtaaatggtaggaatgtagaactaATAGGAGGAGACggaatggaatgctaaactgtattgcACTGTGCAGCCAGCCATAAGGTGATGCTGTGTGTAAAATTCCTTATTTAAAGTTACcttagccatacctggcagagcatctGGTGGGTATAAACAAGCTCTGTGACcatccatatctggtacagaagaatATAACATATGCCACATGACAGTTCACTGGATAGCATTTGGCAAGCACACTGGAGATGACGGGGTATACAAACCCCCCACTAGGCCAGTAGGGTTAAGGGAGAGCCTGTGGGGGCAATCAGCCCTGACCCACTACACCTACAGAAGGTGTCAAGCCTGGAGTGGGGAGTTACAAGTGTTGAACTTGGCTCAGGTGGGACctgaccaggaaggagagcagatctGTGACTCCCGCTCAGGAAGAGAAGCCTGGCTGGAGTCAGGGCGCTGCGTGGGACCGCTGGTAGACAGAGCCTCCCTGAAGGAAAGTGGGGCGGCAGCAGCGAACCCAAGGCCGTAGTGAAGGAAATCGGGGGAAGTGAGTGCACCCAGGATTCTCTATGCTGGTGGAGGGGTTCAGGGGTAGGAAGACTCAGCTGGGTCAGGGACTGCGCTGTCAGGGGCACAGAGAAAATTCCCTTGCAGCAGAACCAGCCGGGTGGCAGGAAGTGCTTAGAAGCTCTGCAGTGAGCCCAGGGAAGAGGCTTagagagagcagagctgagaCACTGGGAGCCTGGCAAGAGGCTGAGTCAAAGGCCCACGACAGGGCCAGGTAGGAAGCGGTCCAGGGAGGTCACAAGGATTCTGCGCAGTCAGGCCTTGGCTGCCTATCCAGGGATAGCAGAACCCAGGGCGAGGGAGGGCCTGTGCCCCCCTACCAGccctctcaggaaggtggaatGGACGAGCTTGGCGTCGGATCGAAGGCCCAAGGTAAGGGTGACAGGGAAGTGTTTGTTTGACCGTTGGTTTAtgccagaaggggtggggctctATGTTACCCGGGCAGAGGCCATGTCACAGGAAGCAGCAGACCACGGCACCACCAGAGCTGCTATCAGTGGGGGCCCAAAGGAGAGGTGAGCTTGCTATGCTATGCCTAATGAGTAGCGGGGTGCACTGGCCAGGAAGTagcgttgccaaccctccaggattttcctggagtctccaggaattaaagattaatctttaattaaccATGATGTCATCTGATGAATCCTCCGGGAATATGTCCAgtcaaagttggc
This window contains:
- the LOC122462391 gene encoding interferon lambda-3-like, with the protein product MVNVGYKVLFALAIWTMTTEAFPKGAERTKCHLTKYKSLPPRELEAFKKAKDKFEDMMLLSDRKCSTRIFHRNWEVKELSEHDRVILVEKELDFTINVLENVEDPSLSKLLSRPLEILTQIRGDLRGCTRETHSHRHSRRLNNWLQNFHESKETETPGCLEASVILNLFRLLNEDLRCAAYRELCV